A single region of the Lotus japonicus ecotype B-129 chromosome 4, LjGifu_v1.2 genome encodes:
- the LOC130715822 gene encoding oxysterol-binding protein-related protein 4B-like isoform X2: MLERHSDSNENNKASNILKHVLNLFKSLRPGSDLSSFKLPPVFNMPKSQLQCSAECVYSTAFDLLSSLNNGKTPLDRFISVVAWSISTTRPTKFGAAPYNPILGETHHVSKGNLNVLLEQVSHHPPVSALHATDQKENIEIIWCQIPVPKFIGKIISPICCVMKQNQFLLFSKCTAVEAKVHGKRQLKLHNHGETYEMSSPHILFRFLPVPGTDWFGNVRIQCLETGLVADLTYMSQSFFGFRGNRRLIKGKIFDSLSMKVLYEIHGHWDSTVTVKDTTNEEIRVIYDAKKTISGLQAPFVKDPENVWTTESALVWSELSQAILSKDWEKAREAKNTVEDRQRKLMRERESKGETWVPKHFIVSKSQEGWDCSPIQKWVPTAPIATL; encoded by the exons ATGCTGGAAAGGCATTCAGATTCGAATGAGAATAATAAGGCTTCAAATATTTTGAAGCACGTACTGAATCTCTTTAAGAGCTTGCGGCCAGGATCTGATCTCTCATCCTTTAAG CTTCCCCCTGTCTTCAACATGCCCAAGTCACAACTTCAATGCTCTGCTGAATGTGTATATTCCACTGCATTTGACTTGCTAAGCAGCCTCAACAATGGCAAAACACCATTGGATAGATTCATATCAGTTGTAGCATGGAGCATTTCCACCACACGCCCAACAAAGTTTGGAGCTGCTCCCTATAATCCAATTCTCGGTGAGACTCACCATGTTTCCAAGGGAAACCTTAATGTCTTACTAGAAcag GTTTCTCACCACCCTCCAGTATCAGCCCTCCATGCCACTGATCAAAAGGAAAACATAGAAATTATATGGTGTCAGATCCCTGTTCCAAAGTTTATTGGTAAAATTATTTCACCAATATGTTGTGTGAtgaaacaaaatcaatttctaCTTTTTTCTAAAT GTACTGCAGTAGAAGCTAAGGTGCATGGCAAACGACAGCTGAAGCTCCACAATCATGGAGAGACGTATGAAATGAGTTCACCTCATATTCTATTCAGATTTCTTCCAGTTCCTGGGACTGATTGGTTTGGCAATGTTAGAATTCAGTGTCTAGAAACAGGGCTTGTGGCAGATTTAACATACATGAGCCAATCGTTCTTTGGATTTAGGGGGAACCGAAGACTGATAAAAGGGAAGATTTTTGACTCCTTGTCAATGAAGGTTCTTTATGAAATTCATGGTCATTGGGATAG TACTGTAACAGTGAAAGATACAACTAATGAAGAAATAAGAGTTATATATGATGCAAAAAAAACTATTTCAGGCCTCCAAGCTCCTTTTGTTAAGGATCCAGag AATGTGTGGACAACAGAATCAGCTCTTGTTTGGAGTGAGTTGAGCCAAGCCATCCTGAGCAAAGACTGGGAAAAAGCAAGAGAGGCAAAAAACACTGTTGAGGACAGGCAGAGGAAGTtaatgagagaaagagagtcAAAAGGGGAAACATGGGTTCCTAAACACTTCATAGTGTCTAAAAGCCAAGAGGGTTGGGATTGTTCACCAATTCAAAAGTGGGTCCCAACTGCCCCTATTGCCACCTTGTAA
- the LOC130715822 gene encoding oxysterol-binding protein-related protein 4B-like isoform X3, with translation METRIVLTKPSMLERHSDSNENNKASNILKHVLNLFKSLRPGSDLSSFKLPPVFNMPKSQLQCSAECVYSTAFDLLSSLNNGKTPLDRFISVVAWSISTTRPTKFGAAPYNPILGETHHVSKGNLNVLLEQVSHHPPVSALHATDQKENIEIIWCQIPVPKFIGTAVEAKVHGKRQLKLHNHGETYEMSSPHILFRFLPVPGTDWFGNVRIQCLETGLVADLTYMSQSFFGFRGNRRLIKGKIFDSLSMKVLYEIHGHWDSTVTVKDTTNEEIRVIYDAKKTISGLQAPFVKDPENVWTTESALVWSELSQAILSKDWEKAREAKNTVEDRQRKLMRERESKGETWVPKHFIVSKSQEGWDCSPIQKWVPTAPIATL, from the exons ATG GAGACAAGAATTGTGCTCACAAAGCCATCCATGCTGGAAAGGCATTCAGATTCGAATGAGAATAATAAGGCTTCAAATATTTTGAAGCACGTACTGAATCTCTTTAAGAGCTTGCGGCCAGGATCTGATCTCTCATCCTTTAAG CTTCCCCCTGTCTTCAACATGCCCAAGTCACAACTTCAATGCTCTGCTGAATGTGTATATTCCACTGCATTTGACTTGCTAAGCAGCCTCAACAATGGCAAAACACCATTGGATAGATTCATATCAGTTGTAGCATGGAGCATTTCCACCACACGCCCAACAAAGTTTGGAGCTGCTCCCTATAATCCAATTCTCGGTGAGACTCACCATGTTTCCAAGGGAAACCTTAATGTCTTACTAGAAcag GTTTCTCACCACCCTCCAGTATCAGCCCTCCATGCCACTGATCAAAAGGAAAACATAGAAATTATATGGTGTCAGATCCCTGTTCCAAAGTTTATTG GTACTGCAGTAGAAGCTAAGGTGCATGGCAAACGACAGCTGAAGCTCCACAATCATGGAGAGACGTATGAAATGAGTTCACCTCATATTCTATTCAGATTTCTTCCAGTTCCTGGGACTGATTGGTTTGGCAATGTTAGAATTCAGTGTCTAGAAACAGGGCTTGTGGCAGATTTAACATACATGAGCCAATCGTTCTTTGGATTTAGGGGGAACCGAAGACTGATAAAAGGGAAGATTTTTGACTCCTTGTCAATGAAGGTTCTTTATGAAATTCATGGTCATTGGGATAG TACTGTAACAGTGAAAGATACAACTAATGAAGAAATAAGAGTTATATATGATGCAAAAAAAACTATTTCAGGCCTCCAAGCTCCTTTTGTTAAGGATCCAGag AATGTGTGGACAACAGAATCAGCTCTTGTTTGGAGTGAGTTGAGCCAAGCCATCCTGAGCAAAGACTGGGAAAAAGCAAGAGAGGCAAAAAACACTGTTGAGGACAGGCAGAGGAAGTtaatgagagaaagagagtcAAAAGGGGAAACATGGGTTCCTAAACACTTCATAGTGTCTAAAAGCCAAGAGGGTTGGGATTGTTCACCAATTCAAAAGTGGGTCCCAACTGCCCCTATTGCCACCTTGTAA
- the LOC130716261 gene encoding oxysterol-binding protein-related protein 4C-like, producing MCYIIIGAGMMQVTDGKKQSKIFLTKPFTLEGESDLDPSYRAPNLLQRLLSLLKNIRPGSDLTHFQLPPAFNFPKSQLQCYGESVYCTNSNLLSRCNSGENPVDRFTSVVAWSISTTRPTSFGVAPYNPTLGETHHVSNGNLNVLLEQVSLDPPVSALHATDEKENIEMIWCQQPIPKFRGTSIEAQVHGKRVLKLLNHGETYEMNSPNLLIRILPVPGVDWVGNVNIRCIETGLEAELSYKSHSYAGLGGNRRLIRGKILDSSSLKVLYEVDGHWDRTVKVKDTNNGEARVIYDAKQVISGLKAPIVKDKESVWATESALVWSELSQAIINKEWEKAKEAKQDVEERQRKMSMERDTKGESWVPKNFRVSCSSKEGKWEWNCSPIHKWVPDAPIIARSFKV from the exons ATGTGTTACATCATTATTGGGGCTGGGATGATGCAGGTGACCGATGGAAAGAAGCAATCTAAGATTTTTCTCACGAAGCCTTTCACATTGGAAGGTGAATCAGATTTAGACCCATCTTATAGAGCTCCTAATCTCCTTCAACGCTTGTTAAGTTTACTTAAGAATATACGGCCAGGATCAGATCTCACACACTTCCAG CTTCCACCTGCGTTTaacttcccaaaatctcaaCTTCAGTGCTATGGTGAATCAGTGTACTGCACAAATTCAAACTTGCTGAGCAGGTGCAACAGTGGGGAGAATCCAGTGGATAGGTTCACATCTGTTGTAGCATGGAGCATATCTACCACACGCCCTACATCTTTTGGGGTTGCGCCCTACAATCCCACTCTTGGAGAGACACACCATGTTTCCAATGGCAACCTTAATGTCTTACTGGAACAG GTTTCACTTGACCCTCCAGTATCTGCCCTCCATGCAACAGATGAGAAAGAAAACATTGAAATGATATGGTGCCAGCAACCTATTCCAAAATTTAGAG GTACATCTATTGAAGCACAAGTGCATGGTAAAAGGGTGCTGAAGCTCCTAAATCATGGAGAAACATATGAAATGAATTCTCCTAATCTTTTGATTAGAATTCTTCCTGTTCCTGGGGTTGATTGGGTTGGCAATGTTAATATACGATGCATAGAGACAGGCCTGGAAGCTGAGTTATCCTACAAAAGCCATTCTTATGCAGGACTTGGGGGAAATAGAAGATTGATCAGAGGGAAGATCCTTGACTCATCATCATTGAAAGTTCTATATGAAGTTGATGGTCATTGGGATAG AACTGTGAAAGTAAAGGACACAAATAATGGGGAAGCAAGAGTGATATATGATGCAAAACAAGTCATTTCAGGGCTCAAAGCTCCTATTGTAAAGGACAAAGAG AGTGTGTGGGCAACAGAATCAGCCCTTGTGTGGAGTGAGTTGAGCCAAGCCATCATCAACAAAGAGTGGGAGAAAGCCAAGGAAGCAAAGCAAGATGTGGAAGAAAGGCAGAGGAAGATGTCAATGGAAAGGGACACAAAAGGAGAAAGTTGGGTTCCTAAGAATTTCAGGGTGTCTTGCAGCAGTAAAGAAGGTAAGTGGGAGTGGAACTGTTCACCCATTCATAAATGGGTCCCTGATGCTCCCATTATAGCCCGATcatttaaagtttaa
- the LOC130713222 gene encoding uncharacterized protein LOC130713222 — translation MWITYRCGSIKIFQTHTKSFNTAPVSKNWWRIYNNLDSLFGQVFKSVYFPSGELLGAKKGYRPSYAWTSMLKTSCIFVKGGRWRVGNGESINIVDDPWLPNGSPLIFRQDLFEELGLRKVVGLLVSGRWNEALVEQVFNPATAQCILAVPLPVQAREDLLFWPKTQDGWYNAKSGYKFIRRIHDQVVPSSSSTPVIPAAFWKVVWSSTALPRCRELVSRASSGFFPVRSRLRRRGIDVDPSCPWCGIDDETTSHSFLLCPVIARLWFAVLGIRPAGTSVFYEMLTCMMEHLEDEAVSRIFTMLYVIWEARNAWVFNQRELHVTFVMQRLVALSALPRPVSVTSPAVAGASSWKRPHAGLIKVNFDASVRRNLAGIGLVARDEDGEVLAAATLAMVLMQSVGLAEALCFRWALQMAIDLGFRAVCFETDSLQLFQWWLRRSRGSSYLDLIISDCRTLSLAFSNMDVSFVRRSGNSAADFLARGASSFLVWIEEGPPGLDAFVRSDILASKPALFQYI, via the coding sequence ATGTGGATCACATATAGATGTGGATCCATTAAgattttccaaacacacactaagtcTTTTAACACGGCTCCTGTTTCTAAGAACTGGTGGAGGATATATAACAACCTTGATTCTCTCTTTGGTCAGGTGTTTAAGTCTGTCTATTTCCCCAGTGGTGAGCTGTTAGGGGCGAAAAAAGGTTATAGGCCAAGTTATGCTTGGACGAGCATGTTGAAGACTAGTTGTATCTTTGTAAAAGGTGGGCGATGGCGAGTGGGGAATGGTGAGTCTATTAACATTGTTGATGATCCTTGGCTCCCCAATGGGTCACCTTTAATTTTCCGACAGGATTTATTTGAGGAATTAGGGCTGCGCAAGGTGGTCGGTTTGCTCGTTAGTGGTCGTTGGAACGAGGCGTTGGTTGAGCAGGTTTTCAACCCAGCCACTGCGCAGTGCATTTTGGCTGTTCCGTTACCTGTGCAGGCGCGTGAGGACCTTCTCTTCTGGCCTAAAACACAAGATGGTTGGTATAATGCTAAATCTGGTTACAAATTCATCAGGCGGATCCATGATCAAGTTGTCCCGTCGTCGTCCTCTACGCCGGTGATTCCAGCTGCGTTCTGGAAGGTGGTGTGGAGTTCAACTGCTTTGCCTAGGTGCCGTGAGCTGGTTTCGAGAGCTTCTTCTGGTTTTTTTCCTGTTCGCAGCCGTCTTCGTCGGCGTGGGATTGATGTCGACCCTTCTTGCCCATGGTGTGGGATTGATGATGAAACGACGAGCCATTCTTTCTTGCTTTGTCCTGTTATTGCTCGACTTTGGTTTGCAGTGTTGGGTATTCGTCCAGCTGGTACAAGTGTGTTCTACGAGATGCTTACGTGTATGATGGAGCATTTAGAGGATGAGGCCGTGAGCAGGATCTTCACGATGTTATATGTAATTTGGGAGGCAAGGAATGCTTGGGTTTTTAACCAGAGGGAGTTACATGTAACCTTTGTGATGCAGCGACTGGTGGCTCTTTCAGCGTTGCCTAGGCCAGTTTCGGTCACGAGCCCGGCGGTGGCTGGTGCGTCTTCATGGAAACGTCCCCATGCAGGTTTGATCAAAGTCAATTTTGATGCGTCCGTGCGGAGGAATCTAGCTGGTATTGGCTTGGTGGCGCGAGATGAGGATGGCGAGGTTTTGGCAGCAGCTACATTGGCTATGGTCTTGATGCAATCCGTAGGCTTGGCGGAGGCTCTTTGCTTCCGGTGGGCGCTACAGATGGCTATTGATCTTGGGTTTCGTGCTGTTTGTTTTGAGACAGATTCTTTGCAGTTGTTCCAGTGGTGGCTTCGTCGTAGCAGAGGGTCCTCttatttagatttgattatttcTGATTGTCGTACGCTTTCTTTAGCTTTTTCCAATATGGATGTTTCTTTTGTTCGTAGATCCGGCAACAGTGCCGCTGACTTTTTGGCCCGGGGTGCCTCATCTTTTTTGGTTTGGATAGAGGAGGGGCCGCCTGGACTTGATGCTTTTGTCCGCTCTGACATTTTGGCCTCTAAGCCGGCTTTGTTTCAATATATTTAa
- the LOC130715822 gene encoding oxysterol-binding protein-related protein 4B-like isoform X1 translates to METRIVLTKPSMLERHSDSNENNKASNILKHVLNLFKSLRPGSDLSSFKLPPVFNMPKSQLQCSAECVYSTAFDLLSSLNNGKTPLDRFISVVAWSISTTRPTKFGAAPYNPILGETHHVSKGNLNVLLEQVSHHPPVSALHATDQKENIEIIWCQIPVPKFIGKIISPICCVMKQNQFLLFSKCTAVEAKVHGKRQLKLHNHGETYEMSSPHILFRFLPVPGTDWFGNVRIQCLETGLVADLTYMSQSFFGFRGNRRLIKGKIFDSLSMKVLYEIHGHWDSTVTVKDTTNEEIRVIYDAKKTISGLQAPFVKDPENVWTTESALVWSELSQAILSKDWEKAREAKNTVEDRQRKLMRERESKGETWVPKHFIVSKSQEGWDCSPIQKWVPTAPIATL, encoded by the exons ATG GAGACAAGAATTGTGCTCACAAAGCCATCCATGCTGGAAAGGCATTCAGATTCGAATGAGAATAATAAGGCTTCAAATATTTTGAAGCACGTACTGAATCTCTTTAAGAGCTTGCGGCCAGGATCTGATCTCTCATCCTTTAAG CTTCCCCCTGTCTTCAACATGCCCAAGTCACAACTTCAATGCTCTGCTGAATGTGTATATTCCACTGCATTTGACTTGCTAAGCAGCCTCAACAATGGCAAAACACCATTGGATAGATTCATATCAGTTGTAGCATGGAGCATTTCCACCACACGCCCAACAAAGTTTGGAGCTGCTCCCTATAATCCAATTCTCGGTGAGACTCACCATGTTTCCAAGGGAAACCTTAATGTCTTACTAGAAcag GTTTCTCACCACCCTCCAGTATCAGCCCTCCATGCCACTGATCAAAAGGAAAACATAGAAATTATATGGTGTCAGATCCCTGTTCCAAAGTTTATTGGTAAAATTATTTCACCAATATGTTGTGTGAtgaaacaaaatcaatttctaCTTTTTTCTAAAT GTACTGCAGTAGAAGCTAAGGTGCATGGCAAACGACAGCTGAAGCTCCACAATCATGGAGAGACGTATGAAATGAGTTCACCTCATATTCTATTCAGATTTCTTCCAGTTCCTGGGACTGATTGGTTTGGCAATGTTAGAATTCAGTGTCTAGAAACAGGGCTTGTGGCAGATTTAACATACATGAGCCAATCGTTCTTTGGATTTAGGGGGAACCGAAGACTGATAAAAGGGAAGATTTTTGACTCCTTGTCAATGAAGGTTCTTTATGAAATTCATGGTCATTGGGATAG TACTGTAACAGTGAAAGATACAACTAATGAAGAAATAAGAGTTATATATGATGCAAAAAAAACTATTTCAGGCCTCCAAGCTCCTTTTGTTAAGGATCCAGag AATGTGTGGACAACAGAATCAGCTCTTGTTTGGAGTGAGTTGAGCCAAGCCATCCTGAGCAAAGACTGGGAAAAAGCAAGAGAGGCAAAAAACACTGTTGAGGACAGGCAGAGGAAGTtaatgagagaaagagagtcAAAAGGGGAAACATGGGTTCCTAAACACTTCATAGTGTCTAAAAGCCAAGAGGGTTGGGATTGTTCACCAATTCAAAAGTGGGTCCCAACTGCCCCTATTGCCACCTTGTAA